A genomic window from Flintibacter sp. KGMB00164 includes:
- the speE gene encoding polyamine aminopropyltransferase, protein MELWFSEFHTPDVKHSLRVDRHLYSKKSDYQQIDIYDTPEFGKVLTLDGNVMLTERDEFIYDEMITHVPMAVHPNVQDVLVIGAGDGGVVKELARYECIQSIDLVEMDEQVVNACRQYLPENACRLDDKRVHIYFDNALRFIRRRKAQYDLIIVDSTDPFGPSEGYFTREFYGICYNALKDDGIMVNQQGSPFYRHDAQAMQRSHKRIVNTFPISRVYQAHIPTYAAGYWLFGFASKKYHPIDDFDREKWLKLHLKTKYYTVRLHAGAFFLPAFLEEMLEEVE, encoded by the coding sequence ATGGAACTGTGGTTCAGTGAATTTCATACTCCAGATGTGAAGCACAGCCTGCGGGTGGACCGGCACCTCTACTCCAAAAAGAGCGACTACCAGCAGATCGATATCTACGACACCCCGGAGTTTGGCAAGGTGCTCACCCTGGATGGGAACGTGATGCTCACCGAGCGGGACGAGTTTATCTACGACGAGATGATCACCCACGTGCCCATGGCCGTCCACCCCAACGTCCAGGACGTGCTGGTCATCGGCGCGGGAGACGGCGGCGTGGTGAAGGAGCTGGCCCGGTACGAGTGCATCCAGTCCATCGACCTGGTGGAGATGGACGAGCAGGTGGTTAACGCCTGCCGCCAGTACCTGCCGGAAAACGCCTGCCGTCTGGACGACAAGCGGGTGCACATCTACTTTGATAATGCCCTGCGCTTCATCCGCCGCCGCAAGGCCCAGTATGACCTCATTATCGTGGACTCCACCGATCCCTTCGGCCCCTCCGAGGGCTACTTCACCCGGGAGTTTTACGGCATCTGCTATAACGCCCTGAAGGACGATGGAATTATGGTAAACCAGCAGGGCAGCCCCTTCTACCGCCACGACGCCCAGGCTATGCAGCGCAGCCACAAGCGCATCGTCAACACGTTCCCCATCAGCCGGGTCTACCAGGCCCACATCCCCACCTATGCCGCCGGCTACTGGCTGTTTGGCTTTGCCAGCAAGAAGTACCACCCCATCGATGACTTCGACCGGGAGAAGTGGCTCAAGCTGCATTTGAAAACCAAGTATTATACCGTCCGCCTCCATGCGGGAGCCTTCTTCCTGCCCGCGTTTCTGGAGGAGATGTTGGAGGAAGTAGAGTAA
- a CDS encoding aminotransferase class V-fold PLP-dependent enzyme → MEKERILDQNRAPIYEALQTFRQMRVVPFDVPGHKRGRGNPELTEFLGEQCVSIDVNSMKPLDNLCHPISVIRQAEELAADAFGAAHAFLMVGGTTSSVQTMVLSVCKRGDKIIMPRNVHRSVINALVLCGAIPVYVNPEVDHRLGISLGMKREQVAKAIRENPDAVAVLVNNPTYYGICSDLRSIVKMAHEAGMYCLADEAHGTHFYFGENMPVSAMDAGADMAAVSMHKSGGSLTQSSLLLTGPSIQEGHVRKIINLTQTTSGSYLLMSSLDISRRNLALRGKQVFRQVVAMAEYAREEINAIGGYYAFGRELVNGDSIFDFDPTKLSVHTRDIGLAGIEVYDLLRDEYDIQIEFGDIGNILAYLSIGDRYQELERLVSALAEIRRRYQTDSSGLMNQEYIDPEVVTSPQEAFYADKESVPLEDSVGKVCSEFVMCYPPGIPILAPGERITKEILEYIQYAKAKGCSMTGTEDPDIEHINILTQEVG, encoded by the coding sequence ATGGAAAAGGAACGTATTCTGGATCAAAACCGGGCCCCCATCTACGAGGCCCTGCAGACCTTCCGACAGATGCGGGTGGTGCCCTTCGACGTGCCCGGCCACAAGCGGGGCCGGGGCAACCCGGAGCTGACGGAGTTTTTGGGGGAGCAGTGCGTCAGCATTGACGTAAACAGCATGAAGCCCCTGGATAACCTGTGTCACCCCATCTCTGTCATCCGTCAGGCGGAGGAGCTGGCCGCCGACGCCTTCGGGGCGGCTCACGCCTTTTTGATGGTGGGCGGCACCACCAGCTCGGTGCAGACCATGGTGCTGTCGGTGTGCAAGCGGGGGGACAAGATCATCATGCCCCGCAACGTCCACCGCAGCGTCATTAACGCCCTGGTACTGTGCGGCGCCATTCCCGTGTATGTAAACCCGGAGGTGGACCACCGCCTGGGCATCTCGTTAGGTATGAAGCGGGAGCAGGTGGCCAAGGCCATCCGGGAGAACCCGGACGCGGTGGCCGTGCTGGTCAACAACCCCACCTACTACGGCATCTGCTCCGACCTGCGCTCCATTGTGAAGATGGCCCACGAGGCGGGGATGTACTGCCTGGCTGACGAGGCCCACGGCACCCACTTCTACTTCGGTGAAAATATGCCTGTCTCCGCCATGGATGCCGGAGCCGATATGGCGGCGGTGTCCATGCACAAAAGCGGCGGCAGCCTCACCCAGTCCAGCCTGCTGCTCACCGGTCCGTCCATCCAGGAGGGCCATGTGCGCAAGATCATCAACCTGACCCAGACCACCTCCGGCAGCTATCTGCTGATGTCCAGTCTGGACATCAGCCGCCGGAACCTGGCCCTGCGGGGCAAGCAGGTGTTCCGGCAGGTGGTGGCCATGGCGGAGTACGCCCGGGAGGAAATTAACGCCATCGGCGGCTACTACGCCTTCGGCCGGGAGCTGGTGAACGGGGACTCCATCTTCGACTTTGACCCCACCAAACTCTCCGTCCACACCCGGGACATCGGTCTGGCGGGCATCGAGGTCTATGACCTGCTCCGGGACGAGTACGACATCCAGATCGAATTCGGCGACATCGGCAACATCCTGGCCTATCTGTCCATCGGCGACCGCTACCAGGAGCTGGAGCGGTTGGTGAGCGCCCTGGCGGAGATCCGCCGCCGCTACCAGACCGACAGCAGCGGCCTGATGAACCAGGAGTACATCGACCCCGAGGTGGTCACCAGCCCCCAGGAGGCCTTCTACGCCGACAAGGAGAGCGTCCCCCTGGAGGACAGCGTGGGCAAGGTGTGCAGCGAGTTTGTCATGTGCTATCCCCCGGGCATCCCCATCCTGGCCCCCGGCGAGCGTATTACCAAGGAAATTTTGGAATACATCCAGTACGCCAAGGCCAAGGGCTGCTCCATGACGGGTACCGAGGACCCGGACATTGAGCACATCAACATTCTGACCCAGGAGGTGGGCTGA
- a CDS encoding ECF transporter S component — translation MGKTKTKLTYLIELALLVGILLMMNITGLAMIPLPGQYASIMTVPVAVGAMMLGPLAGGVLGGVMGCISFYTAIKTGFSTLFLAGYTGGTVVLLSFVNTIIPRILMGICVGWIFRAVHKIDRSKTISYYIGGLAAPVLNTLFYMTVLVIIFLNAPTLQALLGEELMAKFQDNVLLFVAAYVGIQAVIEAVLGCVISGSVCKALRVVMKQ, via the coding sequence ATGGGTAAGACAAAGACGAAGCTCACGTATCTCATTGAACTGGCGCTGCTGGTGGGCATCCTGCTGATGATGAACATCACAGGTCTGGCCATGATCCCGCTGCCCGGACAGTATGCGTCTATTATGACGGTGCCGGTGGCCGTAGGAGCCATGATGCTGGGACCTCTGGCCGGCGGTGTTCTGGGCGGTGTGATGGGCTGTATCAGCTTTTACACGGCCATCAAGACCGGGTTCAGCACCCTGTTTCTGGCGGGCTACACCGGCGGCACGGTGGTACTGCTGAGCTTTGTAAATACGATCATTCCCCGCATCCTGATGGGCATCTGTGTGGGCTGGATTTTCCGGGCCGTGCACAAGATCGACCGGAGCAAGACCATCTCCTACTACATCGGAGGACTGGCCGCGCCGGTGCTGAACACCCTGTTCTACATGACGGTGCTGGTGATCATCTTCCTGAACGCCCCCACGCTCCAGGCCCTCTTGGGGGAGGAGCTGATGGCCAAGTTCCAGGACAACGTCCTGTTGTTTGTGGCCGCCTATGTGGGCATCCAGGCTGTGATCGAGGCGGTGCTGGGCTGCGTGATCAGCGGCTCGGTGTGTAAGGCACTGCGGGTCGTAATGAAGCAATAA
- a CDS encoding MarR family transcriptional regulator — MEIKTIKALLDACYQAKRIRDLLPALPQGVTPSYIHYLDTIESLEQQGTRVKVSDISDALNLPRPGVTRTVKEMQAKGYLCKQTSPEDGRITYISVTQAGKQLSKRYNEQYFSRLAPLLNDISQEDAACTIRTIERFYEVMSKGGITVD, encoded by the coding sequence ATGGAAATTAAAACAATCAAGGCACTGCTTGACGCGTGCTATCAGGCCAAGCGGATCCGGGACCTGCTTCCGGCGCTGCCGCAAGGCGTCACTCCGTCCTATATTCACTATCTGGATACCATTGAATCACTGGAACAACAGGGGACCCGGGTGAAAGTGTCCGATATCAGCGATGCATTGAATCTGCCCCGCCCGGGCGTGACCCGAACTGTGAAGGAAATGCAGGCCAAAGGCTATCTCTGCAAGCAAACCTCTCCAGAGGACGGGCGCATCACATACATCTCCGTCACTCAGGCAGGAAAACAGCTGTCCAAACGGTACAACGAACAATATTTTAGCCGTCTTGCCCCGCTCCTCAACGATATTTCCCAGGAGGACGCCGCCTGCACCATTCGAACCATTGAGCGCTTTTATGAGGTCATGTCCAAGGGAGGGATCACCGTTGACTAA